The genomic window GGACTTGGCCGCCTGCAGGCTGGCGTGGAAGGCGTTCTTCGCGAGGATCTCCTGGGTGCAGTACTCCAGGACCTTCGGGTGCGTCCCACGCCGGCGGAGTTCCGCGCGCAGGGAGTTGGCGTGCCGAGCGGCCTCGTCGAGGGTGCTGGCGGCTGTTCCGCGAGCCAGCTTGCCCGCGTCGTTGACACGAAGCCCGACATGGACGAGGACTTCGTTGAGGTCGTCGCGGCGCCGGGAGAACACTTCGGGCTGCCGGGCGTAGCGCACAGGTGCCATCGCTTCGGTGATGAACCTGACCACACAGTTCGAGGCCCGGTCGCGGTTCTGCCGCATGAGTAGCGCCCGGGCAAGGCGCTCGCGCTTGTTCGGCCCGTCGGCGTCCGCGATGCCTATCCGCTCAAGAAGGAGGCCGATCTCGCGAACAGACAGGCCCTCGTCCGTGTCGGCGAGGATGTCCGCGACAGCGGTAACCGTGGCGGCGGGCCAGGGATCGAACGTCTTCTTCGCAGTGGTCATCGCACACCCTTCCCAGACCCGTCCTGCGCAGGCCAGCCGATCAGGATGACATAGCGATGCGATGCGAACAGACGGATCCAGGAAGCATCCTGGAATCCTCTGGTCCCTGTAGGCAGCCCTGGCCGGCGGAAGTGGAGCGCGTCGGATGGGCTTCTTGGTCGTTGATCGGTGAGACGAACCAGGACAGGAGGCCGGCCACGGTAGGTACCGGCTTCCCGAGCGAAACGGACCGGCTTGTGCCTGTGACCACGTTGTACTCGACTCTCACCGCCGAGGATCTCACCCTTGGCGACATCGACGCACTCGTCCGCTACCTCACCCCCCGCCTTCAAGAAGCCAAGAATGGCCTTCCGTACGACAGCGAGGCCTACCGGGCCCTGGGCACCGTGGCGTACCTGCTGACATCTCAGGCGAAGGACACGCGGACCGTGTTCGCCGCGACTCCGCTCACCAAGGAACTCCTTGAAGCCCGGTTGCGGCAGTGGAACAAGTTGACCCGCCTGACGTATGAATGGCACCAGGACGACGACTACAGCGACCGTTGGGGCCCGGTTGAACACCGCGATGCGGCCGAGGCCGCCGATGAGGCGGCAAGGCGGCTGAGCCGTCTGTAAGGCAGCCCTCCCTGCGCGCCCGCCTCAATCCGGTCGTTGCGGGCGAGCAGCAGGCTGATTGACTCCGGGCGGAGTCGACGTCTTGTTCAGCCGGGTGAGCTCCGGGGGCGTCCGCCCCTTCGCCGCCGCCCGCCGGATCCCGCTCAGTTCCGGGCGGGAAGCGCAGAGCCCCCAGTCAGTCCCGGGGCGGGAACAGTTCGATCAGGCGCGCGCGCTGCCGTTCACCGAGACCCCGGATTCTTCGCGTCTCCGAGATGCCGAGGTCCACGAGATGACGGCGGGCTTTCACCGTGCCAACGCCAGGGAGGGACCGCAGGAGCTGAAGCGCGCGTGTCTGCCGGGCGGTGTCGTCGCCCCGGTCCAGGACGTCGAGAAGTGAGATACGTCCAGTCTTCAACGCCGTGAGCATCTCGCCGCGCTCCTTGCGGATCCGGCCGGCCTTCGCGAGCGCTTCGGCCCGCTGCTCGGGAGTCAGGGTGGGCGGAGGGGTCGGCATGGCGCTCCTTCGTCGGTGGGGCATCCATCATGGCCGACGGGACCGCTCCGCGTACGGGCGGTGCGGTCCCTGATCCGGTCACTGTTGCCCGCGAGGCCGGGCTGTGCGGGCGGGGTCAGCCGACTGCGCTCTGCTGGAGGAAGCGCTTCTCCTTGCGCTTGCGCAGGATTTGGTACCAGCGGGCGTTGCAGGAGAGCTCTTCCCGGCAGGTGTCCAGGAACGTCTTCTGGGCGGCAACCACTGCCTCGGCCTGAAGCTGGAAGCGGTCCGCCTTCTTCTCGTTGAGGTCCAGGTCGCTGGCGGCCGTGACGAGCTTCTCTGCGGCGTCGATGAACTGGATGCTGCCGCACAGGCGAACACCGTTGAGCGCGCTGATCAGGTCGCTGCTGATCTCCCACATCGTGGGCATCTGGGCAGCGAGCAGTTTGTGTGAGGCCCGTCCGGCTTCGCGGTGCAGGTTGGCGAAGTGGTAGCTGTGGGCGAAGCCACGGGTGGAGGTGTCCAGCATCCGGTGGTAAGCGCCTGCCCGGTCTTCCTTACTGCCGAGCCGGGGGATACCTGTGGGCCGGTAACGGCCTATCAGGGCGCCGAGCGGACTGCCAGCAGCCTTGATGCCGGCAGTGGCTATGCCAGAGGTGATCAGGTCCATGCTCGGTTCTATCACCGAGGCCGCGCCCAACACGTGTTCGCACATGCGGACATGACAGAGAGTCAACTATGTGCTATACTGGACTTAGTGGCAAAACGTCACATATAACACACCAACTTACCTTAAGTGTCCAGCTACTGACATAGTATCACGGACCAATTAAGGGAGGCAATGAAAACTCAAGGAGAAATTTGATGCTTAAGAAAATTTGTAGGTTCGTACAAGTAGCGCCAGCCCTCGTCAAGGACGCCTACCGGGGCGCCGTACTGAAAGCCCTGGTGCTCGCACCCGCCTGGACTATGGCTTACCTATGGGTTGTTGAGAAGACAGACGACTACTACTCGCACGACCTGGCGCTGGCCCTAGGCCTGACGGTGGGACTGATGCTCCTGGCACCGGCGTGGGTAGGCATCGTCGGCCTGCTCCCCATCGCCTGGGCAACCCGGGACAAGAAGCAGAACAAGTAAGGAGGAATGCCCCCGGACCCCTCGCGGGACCGGGGGCACCCGCACATGCTTCGGACGGCAACCGACAGGTGACAGTCCTCACAGCCGCCCACACGCCGACTGCCCGTCAGGAAAAACCCCAAGAACACAACTGACGCCCCACCAGACCTACCCCCATCGCCCCGGACGCTGCGTCCCGCACCAGAGCGACGGCCTCCTTCGGCAGGTACTCCAGCCGACAGCCATTCAAAGCCAGATACGCCTCAGCGCAATGCCACGCATAAGCCTCGTTCGAGTGCTCCAGACATGGCAGCCGCACCAGCGTCTGCAACAACGCCGCAGCCTTGAAGTACACCGACCCGTAGATGTCATGCTCCAGCGCCCGCGCATTGACCCGCGCCACAGCCGCATACAGCGTGCCGTAATCGTCCCCCTGCGGATCACCCGGCAACAGCTCAGCAGCGTGCAGCAGAAAGGTCACGTCCAACGGGTGAAGCGGCTCGTTCTGCGTCACGCGGCATGCCCCTGCTCCCGCTTGCGATGTGCCGGGTTGGTGTCGGTGTGTGGTGTCAGTGACGGGACGTCAGGACTAGCCGTTTCCGCTGGTCGGGTGTTGAGGGAGGGTGTGGTCACTGACACGGGGCGGTACCTGGTGCCTTCATGGCTGTCATGGGGCGGTACACCCCACTCCACTCCGCTGTCTCGGGAACGGCACTTCTGATCCTTTAGAGGGCTGCGCGGCTGCACGGTGGTGGGGTCGGTGTCTGCGGCGGAGGGTTTTTCGGTGGGCGAGCCGGGCGTGTGGGGTGAGATCACGGCGGGGTTGAGGGTGTCCCGGCCCGTGCTGGTGGCGCGGCTGATGGAGCTCGATGCGGCCGGGGCGTTGACGACGGCGCATGTGCGTGCGGGCGCACAGGTCGGTGGGGTGACTGCACGGACGGTGTGGCGGTGGCTGGAGGCGGCGCGGACCGAGGGGCGTGTGGAGCGCAGGCGTCGGGCCCGGTTGGAGTTGTCCGACCAGGCGTGGGAGGTGCTGGCGCAGGCGGGCGGGAACGTGGCGGTGCTGCACCGGTACTTGAAGCGGGTCGGGGGCGAGGTGCCTTCGCTGGCGTCGTTGTACCGGGTGGTGCACCGGGACCTTCAGGCCGGCAGGGTATTGCCGGACCGTGCGGTGGTGCGCAGGGAGCGGGAGGAGCAGCAGACGAGGCAGGCGCTGGCTGACCTCGCTCTGGCCGGGCCGCGGGAGGGCGGCGCGGCGAAGGTGGCTGCGCGCCGGCCGCCGCACCCTGCGCCGGAGGCGGTCTCGGGCGTGCCGTCGGGGGAGAGCGGCACGCTGGAGGGTGTGGCGTTGCCGGCGGGGGCTCGGCTGGTGGAGACGTCGTCGGTGCGGGCGGTGGCCGAGGCGGTCGGGCAGGCAATGGCGGCCGAGGGCGCGGTGTGTGTGTTCGGTGACCCGGGCCGGGGCAAGACCGCGGCTGTGCGGATGGCGCTCCGCGCAGTGCCTGCGGGCTGGAAGGTGACGTGGGTGCCGGTGCCGGTGCGCCCGTCGGTGGCCGGAATGAGGCGGGCGGTGTTCGATGCTCTGGCACTGCCGGGCCGCTTCCCGCACACATCGGCGCTCGCCGACGCCGCAGTTACGGGGGCTCTGGGCGAGGCGCGGGTGCTGGTGGTCGATGAGGCACAGCGCCTGCCCGTGCCGTGCCTGGAGTACCTACAGAGCCTGTGGGACCACCCGGGCACACGGGTCACGCTGGTGCTGTGCGGGGCGGGCACCGAGCGGGCGCTGGCCCGGCTGCCGCAGCTGGCGTCACGCATCGGCGCGTGGCAGGAGGTTCCACGTCTGGCCGCAACGGAAGTGACAGCCGTGGTGACCGGCTTCCATCCGCTGTGGCGCACTGTCTCGGCCGAGGACCTGACATGGATCGACCAGACGTCGACACACGGCACGCTCCGGACTTGGGCCGCTTTGACCACACACCTGCAGAACGTGTTGCTCACCACCGCTGACGCGGTCGCCGACCGGGCCTTGCTGGGGCGGCTGTGCCAGCGGGTCGCGCCGCCGCTGTGAACCCAGCGCACGCTCCGGCGGCCGGCACACGTAGATGTCCCAACCGCGTGAGGGGAGCTGACATGGAGGACGGTGACGCGGTCCGCGCAGTCGGCGGACTGCCCGCGGCGTCAAGGACGGCAATGCGTGGCCCTGCGGTGCGGAGGCTGCTCGCCCTGCGGGCCGGGGGAAACCTGACAGCAGGTCATGTACGAGTGGCTGCGGACGCGCTGGGGGCGTCGGAGCGCACGGTGTGGCGCTGGCTGGCCGCTGCTCAGAGCGATGAGACTGCAGCCGCCTATCCCGGTGCGCGCTCCCGGGCCGATGCGAGGTTCACGGTCACGCCCGAGATCCGTGGACTGCTGGCGTTGTGGAAGGGGAACGTGCGGGCGGTTCATCGCGAGCTGGTCCTGCGCGCTGCCAGGCAGTCCCCGCCTGCAGACGCGCCGTCGCTGACGACGTTGCACCGGGCGATTCGCCGTGATCTGACGCCGGGGGAGCGGGCCGGGCTCGCGGGTGGAGAGCGGGCGGCGCGTAAGCATGATGTGTTCCTGGCCAGGCCGCGGGGCTGGCGGAACCAGGTGTGGGAGACCGACCACATGCAGGCACCTGTTCTGGTCGATGTCGAGGGCAGGGCTCGCAGGCCGTGGATCACCTGGTTCACCGACTGCGCCACCAACGCGATCACCGGTGTCGCGGTGACACCGGTGCATCCGTCGCGGGAGTCGGTGCTGGCCGCGCTGCGCTCCGCTGTCCTGCGCGAGGACCCCTACGGCCCGTTCGGCGGCCTGCCCGAGAAGGTGCGGGTGGACCGTGGCAAGGACTTCCTGTCCCGGACGGTGACCGCAGCGTTCGATCTCCTGGACGTGACGGTGGAGGACCTGCCCGCCTACACCCCGCACCTCAAGGGCACGGTGGAGGGCCTGAACCGGGCGGTAGAAGGCATGTTCCTGGCCGCGCTGCCCGGCTACGCCCGCCAGCCGCGCCCCGGTAAGCGTGCTTCCCGTCCGAAGGACGAGGTGCTGCTTGGCTTCGAGGACTTCACCGCCCGGCTGCTGGATTGGACGCTGTGGTGGAACACCGAGCACCGTCCGGCGCCGTTGCGGGGCAAGACTCCGCTTGAGGCGTGGCAG from Streptomyces sp. NBC_01341 includes these protein-coding regions:
- a CDS encoding TIGR02391 family protein codes for the protein MTTAKKTFDPWPAATVTAVADILADTDEGLSVREIGLLLERIGIADADGPNKRERLARALLMRQNRDRASNCVVRFITEAMAPVRYARQPEVFSRRRDDLNEVLVHVGLRVNDAGKLARGTAASTLDEAARHANSLRAELRRRGTHPKVLEYCTQEILAKNAFHASLQAAKSVFNRLRQLTGEQLDGARLVDAVLMPGAAGAPRVAINTGVTATERDEQKGFASLIKGLGSMYRNPAAHDPRRSRPVGDEELLELLTTLSMVHRRLDAARTQP
- the mihF gene encoding integration host factor, actinobacterial type, whose translation is MPTPPPTLTPEQRAEALAKAGRIRKERGEMLTALKTGRISLLDVLDRGDDTARQTRALQLLRSLPGVGTVKARRHLVDLGISETRRIRGLGERQRARLIELFPPRD
- a CDS encoding fic family toxin-antitoxin system, toxin component, with amino-acid sequence MTQNEPLHPLDVTFLLHAAELLPGDPQGDDYGTLYAAVARVNARALEHDIYGSVYFKAAALLQTLVRLPCLEHSNEAYAWHCAEAYLALNGCRLEYLPKEAVALVRDAASGAMGVGLVGRQLCSWGFS
- a CDS encoding AAA family ATPase — translated: MSAAEGFSVGEPGVWGEITAGLRVSRPVLVARLMELDAAGALTTAHVRAGAQVGGVTARTVWRWLEAARTEGRVERRRRARLELSDQAWEVLAQAGGNVAVLHRYLKRVGGEVPSLASLYRVVHRDLQAGRVLPDRAVVRREREEQQTRQALADLALAGPREGGAAKVAARRPPHPAPEAVSGVPSGESGTLEGVALPAGARLVETSSVRAVAEAVGQAMAAEGAVCVFGDPGRGKTAAVRMALRAVPAGWKVTWVPVPVRPSVAGMRRAVFDALALPGRFPHTSALADAAVTGALGEARVLVVDEAQRLPVPCLEYLQSLWDHPGTRVTLVLCGAGTERALARLPQLASRIGAWQEVPRLAATEVTAVVTGFHPLWRTVSAEDLTWIDQTSTHGTLRTWAALTTHLQNVLLTTADAVADRALLGRLCQRVAPPL
- a CDS encoding Mu transposase C-terminal domain-containing protein, yielding MRRLLALRAGGNLTAGHVRVAADALGASERTVWRWLAAAQSDETAAAYPGARSRADARFTVTPEIRGLLALWKGNVRAVHRELVLRAARQSPPADAPSLTTLHRAIRRDLTPGERAGLAGGERAARKHDVFLARPRGWRNQVWETDHMQAPVLVDVEGRARRPWITWFTDCATNAITGVAVTPVHPSRESVLAALRSAVLREDPYGPFGGLPEKVRVDRGKDFLSRTVTAAFDLLDVTVEDLPAYTPHLKGTVEGLNRAVEGMFLAALPGYARQPRPGKRASRPKDEVLLGFEDFTARLLDWTLWWNTEHRPAPLRGKTPLEAWQDDPTPLRDVPAADLWTFTLEDAGTRMLTSSGIRFKNRDYVGPWMTGQAGIQVRVRFMPHHDHRIEVYHATTGRYLGPADLADQATEEQVSAVRRARAARARRLKKDLQASQRERYAAVNQPEAPRRLGALTTAQAEAELAQAAGTDLSGLAMPDLIPPAAPPADWRTPASLAALTTPGMPAPIPSGSAGTSAQGGRDGRAAPPPTDEDGDA